One Streptomyces fagopyri DNA window includes the following coding sequences:
- a CDS encoding ATP-binding SpoIIE family protein phosphatase, which yields MQAHETWFTLTEDGGVTDWTHAATEATGMSAPEAEGISAGHLLGRLLGPDADCALNLEVGRDADDGDIRVWAVRHRAEDTIGSIFDQSVAGLEIYDLNLCVLRSNPTALAMRGLPADQVLHRPVADLGPGLPLAPLLDQVLTGCLPAVGGEIRGRDPTGGPHTYHVTAYLLHGVCHEPVGIATVIHDISERTRTQAAAELLALARGRIGTTLDATRTAQELAAVAVKDFADVASVDLLDAVLRGDDPPEPPVDADVPMRRAAFEGKDWMTGVYAVGEPSRFVYPTPYTQVLADLAPRLVDPHATPSEWLMHDGARAGALQRAGIHSMIVTPLAVHGRVLGLACFYRGPRHPEPFTTDDVPLAAELGNNAAIHIENARRYVREHTVAISLQRSLVPRVLPTVSAISTCHFHLPGIGQALWFDVIELSSARVGLVIGRIPDQGLAAAATVGRFRTAVSTLAALDLSPDELLAHLDDAAQRIAREGSSPASCGAAHACCQYAVYDPVGGHLTMASAGWPPPLITPAEGVTPDSLQRIVGPPLGNHASYESVHVPLVPESLLTLYSPSLLGTGPQADERLSLLREISGRPATDPKATCDAVVYSLLREPPADGVALLAVRTHRLPRDQVASWRFPPEASAVADCRHRVRGQLERWGLDSHAFTAEMVVSELVTNVIRHATGTATVRLIRDQSLTLEVSDEATTAPHLRHARIQDEDGRGLLIVAALTDRWGTRYTEEGKTVWTEEPLP from the coding sequence ATGCAGGCGCACGAGACGTGGTTCACGCTCACCGAGGACGGCGGCGTCACCGACTGGACCCACGCGGCCACCGAGGCCACGGGAATGTCGGCACCCGAAGCCGAAGGCATCTCGGCGGGACACCTCCTCGGGCGGCTGCTCGGACCGGACGCGGACTGCGCCCTCAACCTCGAGGTGGGCCGCGACGCGGACGACGGCGACATCCGTGTGTGGGCGGTCCGGCACCGGGCCGAGGACACGATCGGTTCCATCTTCGATCAGTCCGTCGCGGGTCTCGAGATATACGACCTGAACCTGTGTGTACTGAGATCCAACCCCACCGCCCTGGCGATGCGCGGTCTGCCCGCCGACCAGGTCCTGCACCGACCGGTGGCGGACCTCGGCCCCGGCCTCCCCCTCGCCCCGCTCCTCGACCAGGTCCTCACCGGCTGTCTGCCGGCGGTCGGCGGAGAGATCCGAGGACGTGACCCCACGGGCGGCCCGCACACGTACCACGTGACCGCCTATCTGCTCCACGGGGTCTGCCACGAACCCGTCGGCATCGCCACCGTCATCCACGACATCAGCGAGCGGACCCGGACGCAGGCGGCGGCGGAGCTTCTCGCTCTGGCCCGTGGGCGGATCGGAACCACCCTCGACGCCACCCGCACCGCCCAGGAACTCGCCGCGGTCGCCGTCAAGGACTTCGCGGACGTCGCCTCCGTCGACCTGCTCGACGCCGTGCTGCGGGGGGACGACCCTCCCGAGCCACCCGTCGACGCCGATGTCCCCATGCGCCGGGCGGCGTTCGAGGGAAAGGACTGGATGACGGGCGTGTACGCGGTCGGTGAGCCCAGCCGATTCGTGTACCCCACCCCCTACACGCAGGTGCTCGCCGATCTCGCGCCGCGCCTGGTCGACCCGCACGCCACGCCGTCCGAGTGGCTGATGCACGACGGCGCGCGGGCCGGCGCGCTGCAACGCGCGGGCATCCACTCGATGATCGTCACGCCGCTGGCCGTCCACGGCCGGGTGCTGGGACTCGCGTGTTTCTACCGCGGCCCCCGGCATCCGGAACCCTTCACGACCGACGACGTCCCGCTGGCGGCCGAGTTGGGCAACAACGCGGCCATCCACATCGAGAACGCCCGCCGCTACGTCCGTGAGCACACCGTCGCCATCAGCCTTCAGCGCAGCCTCGTGCCCCGGGTGCTGCCGACCGTCTCCGCGATCAGCACGTGCCACTTCCACCTTCCGGGAATCGGCCAGGCCCTCTGGTTCGACGTCATCGAACTGTCCAGTGCCCGGGTCGGCCTCGTCATCGGCCGGATTCCCGATCAGGGGCTGGCCGCGGCGGCCACCGTGGGGAGGTTCCGTACCGCCGTGTCGACACTCGCCGCGCTGGACCTGTCCCCCGACGAACTGCTGGCCCACCTGGACGACGCCGCCCAGCGCATCGCCCGCGAGGGGTCCTCACCCGCGTCCTGCGGGGCGGCTCACGCGTGCTGCCAGTACGCCGTCTACGACCCCGTGGGCGGACACCTCACCATGGCCAGCGCCGGCTGGCCGCCACCGCTGATCACCCCGGCGGAGGGCGTGACCCCGGACAGCCTCCAGCGGATCGTCGGACCACCCCTGGGAAACCACGCCAGCTACGAGAGCGTCCACGTCCCTCTCGTACCGGAGAGCCTGCTCACGCTGTACTCCCCCTCGCTGCTGGGCACCGGACCGCAGGCCGACGAACGGCTCTCCCTGCTGCGTGAGATCAGCGGCCGCCCGGCCACCGACCCCAAGGCCACCTGCGACGCCGTCGTGTACAGCCTGCTGCGTGAACCGCCGGCGGACGGGGTCGCCCTGCTCGCGGTCCGCACCCACCGCCTCCCCCGAGACCAGGTCGCCTCATGGCGGTTTCCCCCCGAGGCGTCGGCCGTCGCCGATTGCCGGCACCGGGTCCGCGGTCAACTGGAGCGCTGGGGACTGGACTCGCACGCGTTCACGGCGGAGATGGTCGTCAGCGAACTCGTCACCAACGTCATCCGCCACGCCACCGGCACGGCCACCGTGCGGCTGATCCGGGACCAGTCGCTGACCCTGGAAGTCTCCGACGAGGCGACGACCGCCCCCCATCTGCGGCACGCCCGCATCCAGGACGAGGACGGCCGCGGCCTGCTCATCGTCGCCGCCCTCACCGACCGCTGGGGCACCCGCTACACCGAGGAGGGCAAGACGGTGTGGACCGAGGAGCCCCTGCCCTGA
- a CDS encoding YoaK family protein has protein sequence MALRASASGGRGWPGHARTAQFLLTLASGAVNAVSFLALGGVFTSVMTANSALLGLALGNGHLSLANLAGLAIAAYLVGAAAGSWITATSGPAPLTGVAGALLAESALLWALFAAWLFLDGAPGTTARGALLAVGATAMGCQSGSVRVVAGSSVTTAYITGALTGLVAQATVERKLQRHNALVILLLPVGAAVGGAAVRWARLLAPAIPAVLVTAALLVTVARRRSARGDGPPADA, from the coding sequence ATGGCGTTGAGAGCGAGCGCGTCCGGAGGGCGGGGGTGGCCGGGACACGCGCGGACGGCTCAGTTCCTGTTGACGCTGGCGAGCGGCGCCGTCAACGCCGTCAGTTTCCTCGCGCTGGGCGGGGTGTTCACGAGCGTCATGACGGCCAACTCCGCGCTGCTGGGGCTGGCACTGGGCAACGGGCACCTCTCGCTGGCCAACCTCGCGGGGCTCGCCATCGCGGCCTACCTGGTGGGGGCCGCCGCGGGGAGCTGGATCACCGCCACGTCGGGCCCTGCCCCGCTCACCGGGGTGGCCGGGGCACTGCTGGCGGAGAGCGCGCTGCTGTGGGCGCTGTTCGCCGCCTGGCTGTTTCTGGACGGTGCGCCGGGGACGACGGCCCGTGGCGCCCTGCTCGCTGTGGGTGCCACGGCGATGGGCTGCCAGAGCGGCAGCGTCCGAGTGGTGGCCGGCAGCAGCGTGACGACGGCCTACATCACCGGCGCTCTGACGGGGCTCGTGGCACAGGCGACGGTCGAGAGGAAGCTGCAGCGGCACAACGCGCTGGTCATCCTGCTGCTCCCGGTCGGTGCCGCGGTGGGTGGTGCGGCGGTGCGCTGGGCCCGTCTCCTCGCGCCGGCGATTCCCGCCGTCCTGGTGACCGCCGCGCTCTTGGTGACCGTGGCACGGCGACGGTCGGCGCGCGGTGACGGCCCGCCCGCCGACGCCTGA